In the Malus domestica chromosome 16, GDT2T_hap1 genome, one interval contains:
- the LOC103403384 gene encoding helicase-like transcription factor CHR28 isoform X1, whose product MFGHADHLYDFFDSTWRRCSFLSGWIGSLISKYCTDVIGLPARNSLSKLAEERETQFSTFMAQREFIDISSSDSELEIEEREYGNSRVLPSSLSGPGSNPRSRDYSGQSRKVPSPRRAYASNGNSPNINQHTQVKQNFNPSSSDDMRTSNQHATRAHNGYAERPQSNHSQIYNISVKDYEAHKRTLPPSMQLLAPSTYATNGKGLMRDYSSRGYDNEFNRSESSGSRGQPPSFMHGKSFSTSQFASSNDPAYHGGTGDDRVAGSDERLIYQAALEDLNQPKVEATLPDGLLSVPLLRHQKIALAWMLQKETRSLHCLGGILADDQGLGKTISMISLIQMQKFLDSKSKSRELGNQKTEALNLDDDEDNPNGGLDKLNKTEQPDHLLSIPEVSTSSRSIRKQRPAAGTLVVCPASVLRQWARELDEKVAEEAKLRVLIYHGGSRTKNPEELASYDVILTTYAIVTNEVPKQPLVDDDEPDEKNGETYGVHSDFSSNKKRKKASVVNKKGKRGKKGIDSSSIDCGSGALAKVGWFRVILDEAQTIKNHRTQVARACCSLRAKRRWCLSGTPIQNTIDDLYSYFRFLRYDPYAVYKSFYSTIKVPISRNSIQGYKKLQAVLRAIMLRRTKGTLINGQPIIELPPKTINLSKVEFSSEERAFYTKLEADSRTKFKAYAAAGTVNQNYANILLMLLRLRQACDHPQLVKAYDSDCVGKDSVQMARRLPKDMISHLLHLLETSLAICRVCKDPPEGPVVTMCGHVFCYQCVSEHLTGDDNTCPDAECKEQVGSDVVFSKSTLISCLSNNLDGTPMNSELGEKSIVLQNEYSSSKVRAIIEILQSHLEHNSTGSSGDPAFGTEITDSIYSGFSSSPNNGPIKTIIFSQWTGMLDLVEASLNEYCIQYRRLDGTMSLASRDRAVKDFNTDPEIIVMLMSLKAGNLGLNMVAACHVILLDLWWNPTTEDQAIDRAHRIGQTRPVTVTRLTIKDTVEDRILALQEEKRKMVASAFGEDHGGGSATRLTVEDLRYLFMV is encoded by the exons ATGTTTGGTCATGCGGATCATCTTTATGATTTCTTTGATTCAACTTGGAGACGTTGCTCTTTTTTAAGTGGATGGATTGGCAGTTTAATCTCAAAATACTGCACGGACGTG ATTGGGTTACCTGCAAGGAATTCACTTTCTAAGTTGGCTGAAGAAAGGGAAACTCAATTTTCAACCTTCATGGCTCAAAGGGAATTTATAGATATTAGTTCATCGGATAGTGAATTAGAGATAGAAGAAAGGGAATATGGCAACAGCAGAGTTCTTCCAAGCTCGCTCTCTGGTCCTGGCTCAAATCCAAGGAGTAGAG ATTATTCTGGGCAGTCTAGAAAGGTGCCTTCTCCTAGAAGAGCATATGCTTCTAATGGCAACTCTCCTAATATTAATCAGCACACACAGGTGAAACAGAATTTTAATCCCAGTTCAAGTGATGATATGAGAACCTCAAATCAACATGCTACTCGAGCACATAATGGTTATGCGGAACGGCCTCAGAGTAATCATTcacaaatttataatatttctgTTAAGGACTATGAAGCTCATAAGAGGACCCTTCCGCCGTCTATGCAGCTATTGGCACCAAGTACTTATGCAACCAATGGCAAGGGCCTTATGAGAGACTATTCAAGTAGGGGCTATGACAACGAATTTAATAGGTCTGAGAGCAGTGGGAGTAGGGGCCAGCCTCCCTCTTTCATGCATGGAAAGTCATTTTCTACTTCACAGTTTGCTAGTTCAAATGACCCTGCATACCATGGTGGGACAGGTGACGATAGGGTGGCTGGCAGTGATGAGAGACTGATATATCAAGCGGCATTAGAG GATCTCAATCAACCAAAAGTTGAAGCTACTTTACCTGATGGTCTTCTGTCGGTCCCTCTTCTACGACATCag AAAATTGCTCTAGCATGGATGCTTCAAAAGGAAACTAGAAGTCTGCATTGTCTAGGTGGAATCTTAGCAGATGATCAG GGCCTTGGTAAGACCATTTCAATGATTTCCCTTATACAAATGCAGAAGTTTTTGgattcaaaatcaaaatctagAGAGTTAGGCAATCAGAAAACTGAAGCTTTAAATTTGGATGATGATGAGGACAATCCCAACGGTGGTTTGGATAAATTGAATAAAACTGAGCAACCTGATCATCTTCTATCAATTCCAGAAGTTAGTACATCTTCACGGTCCATCAGAAAGCAGAGGCCAGCAGCGGGTACATTGGTTGTGTGTCCAGCAAGTGTTCTTCGACAGTGGGCTAGGGAGCTGGATGAAAAGGTTGCAGAGGAAGCAAAGCTGCGTGTCCTTATTTATCATGGTGGCAGCCGGACGAAGAATCCTGAAGAACTGGCTAGCTATGACGTGATTCTCACAACATATGCTATTGTAACCAATGAAGTCCCAAAACAACCTTTAGTTGATGACGATGAGCCTGATGAGAAAAATGGGGAAACTTATGGAGTACATTCTGATTTTTCAAGTAATAAGAAGAGAAAAAAGGCTTCGGTTGTTAATAAGAAGGGAAAGAGGGGCAAAAAAGGAATTGACAGTTCATCTATTGATTGCGGTTCTGGTGCACTTGCAAAAGTGGGTTGGTTTAGGGTGATACTAGATGAAGCTCAGACGATTAAGAATCACAGAACTCAAGTGGCAAGAGCGTGTTGTAGCCTTCGAGCAAAAAGAAGGTGGTGTTTGTCTGGTACTCCTATACAAAATACAATTGATGATTTATACAGTTACTTCAGATTTCTTAGATATGACCCCTATGCTGTATATAAGTCATTTTACAGTACCATTAAGGTTCCAATATCGAGAAATTCAATCCAAGGTTATAAGAAGCTCCAGGCAGTTCTGAGGGCTATAATGTTGCGTCGAACAAAAG GAACATTGATCAATGGGCAACCTATAATTGAGTTACCACCAAAAACAATAAACTTGAGTAAAGTGGAGTTCTCATCTGAGGAGCGTGCTTTCTATACCAAGCTAGAAGCCGATTCACGCACTAAGTTCAAG GCATATGCCGCTGCTGGCACAGTGAATCAAAACTATGCAAATATTCTTTTGATGCTTTTACGCCTCCGGCAAGCTTGTGACCACCCTCAGCTTGTTAAAGCATATGACTCTGACTGTGTCGGGAAAGATTCTGTGCAAATGGCAAGGCGACTCCCAAAGGATATGATTTCCCATCTTTTGCATCTCCTGGAAACTTCATTGGCCATTTGTCGTGTATGCAAA GATCCACCTGAAGGCCCTGTTGTTACTATGTGTGGCCATGTATTCTGCTATCAGTGTGTTTCAGAACACTTGACGGGTGATGACAATACATGCCCTGATGCTGAATGTAAAGAACAAGTTGGTTCTGATGTTGTTTTCTCCAAATCCACTCTCATAAGTTGCCTCTCCAATAATCTTGATGGTACTCCGATGAATTCTGAGTTGGGTGAGAAATCAATTGTGTTACAGAATGAGTATAGTTCATCTAAAGTCAGAGCTATTATTGAGATTTTGCAGTCACATTTGGAACATAACTCTACTGGAAGCAGTGGAGACCCTGCTTTTGGAACCGAAATCACAGATAGTATATATTCTGGCTTTTCAAGCTCACCAAATAATGGACCAATCAAAACGATTATTTTCTCCCAGTGGACTGGCATGTTGGATTTAGTTGAGGCATCATTGAACGAGTATTGTATACAGTACAGAAGGCTTGATGGTACAATGAGTCTGGCATCAAGAGACAGGGCTGTCAAAGATTTTAACACTGATCCTGAG ATCATTGTTATGCTCATGTCACTAAAGGCTGGAAACCTTGGTCTCAACATGGTCGCTGCATGTCATGTTATCCTTTTGGACCTGTGGTGGAATCCAACTactgaagatcaagctattgaTCGGGCACATAGAATTGGACAGACCCGACCTGTTACTGTAACACGTCTCACAATTAAGGATACAGTGGAGGACAGGATATTAGCTTTACAG
- the LOC103403382 gene encoding receptor-like protein 12, whose amino-acid sequence MLRLRHPPPPPKMRMPVLLFLLLTWRWRWRWVRTSNSNLSLLMFLSILLCSTSSVSSSSPAVCSEADRASLLSFKFKIFKDTTQMLSSWTGRDCCAGGWEGVECNPGGRVTVLQLQRPASGPDYMKGTLSPSLANLNFLEVLVISGLKLITGPIPQSFSNLIHLTQLSLEDNSLVGPIPSGLGLLSSLQSLSLSGNRFSGHIPPSLGHLLHLLQLGLARNSLTGPIPPTFLNFHALQYLDFSFNALSGPIPDFVGRQLQNLTYIDLSNNQLSGQMPISLFSLSKLLDLSLNHNQLTGIIPVQVAGLKSLTTLSLSANRLTGRIPVSISRLNNLWYLNLSRNGFSDALPQTLARGIPSLLSIDLSYNNLSLESVPYWIRSRQLRHVHLAGCQLRGSLPTFTMPDSLTSIDLSHNHFTGGISELLTNVTSLQSLNLSNNQLKSNLSEIKLPDAISSVDVHSNQLVGSLSRILNDRTSSFLEFLDVSHNQISGEIPEFKAGLRLKVLHMGGNKISGHIPNSVSNLTQLERFDVSRNQMTGTIPTSLGLLVKLKWLDVSINGLTGRIPNSLLGIEGLRHASFRANRLCGEIPQGRPFNIFPAAAYVHNLCLCGKPMPPCRGRGKKQEANMMNQ is encoded by the coding sequence ATGCTCCGACTTAGacatcctcctcctccccccAAAATGAGAATGCCggtcctcctcttcctcctcctcacaTGGAGATGGCGATGGAGATGGGTTCGTACTTCCAATTCCAACCTATCGTTgctcatgtttttgtcaatccTGCTGTGTTCTACATCCTCAGTGTCGTCGTCATCTCCGGCTGTTTGCTCAGAAGCAGATAGAGCCTCCCTTCTCAGcttcaaattcaaaattttcaaggacACAACGCAAATGCTGTCTTCGTGGACGGGCAGAGACTGCTGCGCCGGAGGCTGGGAAGGTGTTGAGTGCAACCCAGGTGGTAGGGTTACTGTCTTGCAGTTGCAGCGCCCAGCTTCCGGACCTGATTACATGAAGGGCactctctccccttctcttGCCAACTTGAATTTCTTGGAGGTACTCGTTATCAGTGGGCTGAAACTAATTACAGGTCCAATTCCTCAGAGCTTCTCCAATCTCATCCACCTCACCCAACTCTCCCTCGAAGACAACTCCCTCGTTGGCCCCATTCCTTCCGGTCTAGGCCTTTTGTCCTCCCTCCAGAGCCTCTCCCTCAGCGGCAACCGTTTCAGCGGCCACATTCCCCCAAGCCTAGGCCATCTtctccatcttctccaactaGGTTTAGCAAGAAACTCCCTCACAGGTCCTATCCCACCCACCTTTCTAAATTTCCATGCTCTGCAGTACCTTGATTTCAGCTTCAATGCCTTGTCCGGCCCCATTCCAGATTTCGTAGGTCGCCAGCTGCAAAACCTTACTTACATTGATCTCTCCAATAACCAGTTATCCGGTCAGATGCCCATTTCCCTCTTCAGCTTGTCCAAGCTTTTGGACCTGTCCTTGAACCACAACCAACTGACTGGCATCATCCCTGTTCAGGTTGCCGGACTCAAATCTCTCACCACTCTTTCGTTGAGCGCCAATCGACTTACAGGACGTATTCCGGTATCCATTTCAAGATTAAACAACCTTTGGTACCTCAATTTATCCAGGAACGGGTTTTCAGATGCTCTGCCTCAGACCCTTGCCAGGGGCATTCCTTCTCTCTTGTCCATAGACTTGTCTTACAACAATCTCAGTTTAGAGAGCGTTCCATATTGGATCAGAAGCAGACAACTCAGACATGTTCATCTTGCTGGCTGTCAATTGAGAGGATCCCTCCCAACATTTACAATGCCTGATTCCTTGACCTCTATTGACCTCTCTCACAATCATTTTACCGGTGGAATCTCAGAGCTCCTCACCAACGTGACAAGCTTGCAGAGCCTCAATCTCTCCAACAACCAATTGAAGTCGAATCTTTCAGAAATCAAATTGCCCGACGCAATTTCTTCTGTTGATGTGCACTCAAATCAGCTCGTGGGATCTCTCTCGAGAATCTTAAACGATAGGACAAGCAGTTTTTTGGAGTTTTTGGATGTCTCCCATAACCAAATTTCAGGTGAAATTCCAGAGTTTAAGGCAGGCTTGAGGCTCAAAGTGCTCCACATGGGAGGCAACAAGATTTCCGGTCACATCCCCAATTCAGTTTCAAACCTGACTCAACTTGAAAGGTTTGATGTATCAAGGAACCAGATGACAGGCACCATCCCTACAAGTTTGGGGTTGCTGGTGAAACTGAAATGGCTCGATGTGTCCATCAATGGGCTCACAGGAAGGATTCCAAATAGCCTATTGGGGATTGAAGGGCTCAGACACGCAAGCTTCAGGGCAAACAGGTTATGCGGAGAGATCCCACAAGGGAGACCATTCAACATTTTCCCTGCAGCTGCTTACGTGCACAATCTGTGCTTATGTGGCAAGCCAATGCCACCTTGCAGGGGCAGGGGAAAGAAACAAGAAGCAAATATGATGAACCAGTAA
- the LOC103403384 gene encoding helicase-like transcription factor CHR28 isoform X2 has product MFGHADHLYDFFDSTWRRCSFLSGWIGSLISKYCTDVIGLPARNSLSKLAEERETQFSTFMAQREFIDISSSDSELEIEEREYGNSRVLPSSLSGPGSNPRSRDYSGQSRKVPSPRRAYASNGNSPNINQHTQDYEAHKRTLPPSMQLLAPSTYATNGKGLMRDYSSRGYDNEFNRSESSGSRGQPPSFMHGKSFSTSQFASSNDPAYHGGTGDDRVAGSDERLIYQAALEDLNQPKVEATLPDGLLSVPLLRHQKIALAWMLQKETRSLHCLGGILADDQGLGKTISMISLIQMQKFLDSKSKSRELGNQKTEALNLDDDEDNPNGGLDKLNKTEQPDHLLSIPEVSTSSRSIRKQRPAAGTLVVCPASVLRQWARELDEKVAEEAKLRVLIYHGGSRTKNPEELASYDVILTTYAIVTNEVPKQPLVDDDEPDEKNGETYGVHSDFSSNKKRKKASVVNKKGKRGKKGIDSSSIDCGSGALAKVGWFRVILDEAQTIKNHRTQVARACCSLRAKRRWCLSGTPIQNTIDDLYSYFRFLRYDPYAVYKSFYSTIKVPISRNSIQGYKKLQAVLRAIMLRRTKGTLINGQPIIELPPKTINLSKVEFSSEERAFYTKLEADSRTKFKAYAAAGTVNQNYANILLMLLRLRQACDHPQLVKAYDSDCVGKDSVQMARRLPKDMISHLLHLLETSLAICRVCKDPPEGPVVTMCGHVFCYQCVSEHLTGDDNTCPDAECKEQVGSDVVFSKSTLISCLSNNLDGTPMNSELGEKSIVLQNEYSSSKVRAIIEILQSHLEHNSTGSSGDPAFGTEITDSIYSGFSSSPNNGPIKTIIFSQWTGMLDLVEASLNEYCIQYRRLDGTMSLASRDRAVKDFNTDPEIIVMLMSLKAGNLGLNMVAACHVILLDLWWNPTTEDQAIDRAHRIGQTRPVTVTRLTIKDTVEDRILALQEEKRKMVASAFGEDHGGGSATRLTVEDLRYLFMV; this is encoded by the exons ATGTTTGGTCATGCGGATCATCTTTATGATTTCTTTGATTCAACTTGGAGACGTTGCTCTTTTTTAAGTGGATGGATTGGCAGTTTAATCTCAAAATACTGCACGGACGTG ATTGGGTTACCTGCAAGGAATTCACTTTCTAAGTTGGCTGAAGAAAGGGAAACTCAATTTTCAACCTTCATGGCTCAAAGGGAATTTATAGATATTAGTTCATCGGATAGTGAATTAGAGATAGAAGAAAGGGAATATGGCAACAGCAGAGTTCTTCCAAGCTCGCTCTCTGGTCCTGGCTCAAATCCAAGGAGTAGAG ATTATTCTGGGCAGTCTAGAAAGGTGCCTTCTCCTAGAAGAGCATATGCTTCTAATGGCAACTCTCCTAATATTAATCAGCACACACAG GACTATGAAGCTCATAAGAGGACCCTTCCGCCGTCTATGCAGCTATTGGCACCAAGTACTTATGCAACCAATGGCAAGGGCCTTATGAGAGACTATTCAAGTAGGGGCTATGACAACGAATTTAATAGGTCTGAGAGCAGTGGGAGTAGGGGCCAGCCTCCCTCTTTCATGCATGGAAAGTCATTTTCTACTTCACAGTTTGCTAGTTCAAATGACCCTGCATACCATGGTGGGACAGGTGACGATAGGGTGGCTGGCAGTGATGAGAGACTGATATATCAAGCGGCATTAGAG GATCTCAATCAACCAAAAGTTGAAGCTACTTTACCTGATGGTCTTCTGTCGGTCCCTCTTCTACGACATCag AAAATTGCTCTAGCATGGATGCTTCAAAAGGAAACTAGAAGTCTGCATTGTCTAGGTGGAATCTTAGCAGATGATCAG GGCCTTGGTAAGACCATTTCAATGATTTCCCTTATACAAATGCAGAAGTTTTTGgattcaaaatcaaaatctagAGAGTTAGGCAATCAGAAAACTGAAGCTTTAAATTTGGATGATGATGAGGACAATCCCAACGGTGGTTTGGATAAATTGAATAAAACTGAGCAACCTGATCATCTTCTATCAATTCCAGAAGTTAGTACATCTTCACGGTCCATCAGAAAGCAGAGGCCAGCAGCGGGTACATTGGTTGTGTGTCCAGCAAGTGTTCTTCGACAGTGGGCTAGGGAGCTGGATGAAAAGGTTGCAGAGGAAGCAAAGCTGCGTGTCCTTATTTATCATGGTGGCAGCCGGACGAAGAATCCTGAAGAACTGGCTAGCTATGACGTGATTCTCACAACATATGCTATTGTAACCAATGAAGTCCCAAAACAACCTTTAGTTGATGACGATGAGCCTGATGAGAAAAATGGGGAAACTTATGGAGTACATTCTGATTTTTCAAGTAATAAGAAGAGAAAAAAGGCTTCGGTTGTTAATAAGAAGGGAAAGAGGGGCAAAAAAGGAATTGACAGTTCATCTATTGATTGCGGTTCTGGTGCACTTGCAAAAGTGGGTTGGTTTAGGGTGATACTAGATGAAGCTCAGACGATTAAGAATCACAGAACTCAAGTGGCAAGAGCGTGTTGTAGCCTTCGAGCAAAAAGAAGGTGGTGTTTGTCTGGTACTCCTATACAAAATACAATTGATGATTTATACAGTTACTTCAGATTTCTTAGATATGACCCCTATGCTGTATATAAGTCATTTTACAGTACCATTAAGGTTCCAATATCGAGAAATTCAATCCAAGGTTATAAGAAGCTCCAGGCAGTTCTGAGGGCTATAATGTTGCGTCGAACAAAAG GAACATTGATCAATGGGCAACCTATAATTGAGTTACCACCAAAAACAATAAACTTGAGTAAAGTGGAGTTCTCATCTGAGGAGCGTGCTTTCTATACCAAGCTAGAAGCCGATTCACGCACTAAGTTCAAG GCATATGCCGCTGCTGGCACAGTGAATCAAAACTATGCAAATATTCTTTTGATGCTTTTACGCCTCCGGCAAGCTTGTGACCACCCTCAGCTTGTTAAAGCATATGACTCTGACTGTGTCGGGAAAGATTCTGTGCAAATGGCAAGGCGACTCCCAAAGGATATGATTTCCCATCTTTTGCATCTCCTGGAAACTTCATTGGCCATTTGTCGTGTATGCAAA GATCCACCTGAAGGCCCTGTTGTTACTATGTGTGGCCATGTATTCTGCTATCAGTGTGTTTCAGAACACTTGACGGGTGATGACAATACATGCCCTGATGCTGAATGTAAAGAACAAGTTGGTTCTGATGTTGTTTTCTCCAAATCCACTCTCATAAGTTGCCTCTCCAATAATCTTGATGGTACTCCGATGAATTCTGAGTTGGGTGAGAAATCAATTGTGTTACAGAATGAGTATAGTTCATCTAAAGTCAGAGCTATTATTGAGATTTTGCAGTCACATTTGGAACATAACTCTACTGGAAGCAGTGGAGACCCTGCTTTTGGAACCGAAATCACAGATAGTATATATTCTGGCTTTTCAAGCTCACCAAATAATGGACCAATCAAAACGATTATTTTCTCCCAGTGGACTGGCATGTTGGATTTAGTTGAGGCATCATTGAACGAGTATTGTATACAGTACAGAAGGCTTGATGGTACAATGAGTCTGGCATCAAGAGACAGGGCTGTCAAAGATTTTAACACTGATCCTGAG ATCATTGTTATGCTCATGTCACTAAAGGCTGGAAACCTTGGTCTCAACATGGTCGCTGCATGTCATGTTATCCTTTTGGACCTGTGGTGGAATCCAACTactgaagatcaagctattgaTCGGGCACATAGAATTGGACAGACCCGACCTGTTACTGTAACACGTCTCACAATTAAGGATACAGTGGAGGACAGGATATTAGCTTTACAG
- the LOC103403383 gene encoding high mobility group B protein 7-like — protein MGGGSMKSNPTKARKRVEATETEENSLSMSTAPPLSLVRGKDGSAFARCDECNKDVPVALITMHSCSLDAKIKLNLKAQVVERPPEVKKKPPTETQRKKFTTATSQPKMSKRAKKDKDPNAPKRPLTAFFLFLDDFRKSYKEANPDSKGVKMVYSVINFSTPLLYNMLMRRRSPMWIKLLSLNKSTKEHWRVTLQEMAMVEQLMGFWRKKLQRRKGRKKYLMVMRSSTSVLVLV, from the exons atggGAGGAGGGTCAATGAAATCGAACCCAACCAAGGCAAGGAAGAGAGTGGAGGCCACTGAGACTGAGGAGAACTCCTTGTCAATGTCAACAGCACCACCGCTTTCTCTCGTTCGTGGCAAGGATGGCAGTGCCTTTGCCCGATG CGATGAGTGCAACAAGGACGTGCCAGTGGCACTCATCACCATGCACAGCTGTAGCCTCGATGCCAAAATCAAGCTCAATCTCA AGGCTCAAGTTGTGGAAAGGCCCCCTGAAGTGAAAAAGAAGCCTCCCACTGAGACTCAGAG aaaGAAGTTCACTACCGCCACATCACAACCAAAGATGTCAAAGAGAGCCAAGAAGGACAAAGATCCAAATGCACCCAAGCGCCCTCTCACtgccttcttcctcttcct gGATGATTTCAGAAAATCCTACAAGGAAGCTAATCCTGATTCCAAAGGTGTTAAGATGGTATATAGTGTCATCAACTTCAGCACTCCATTATTGTATAATATGCTGATGAG GAGAAGAAGCCCTATGTGGATAAAGCTGCTGAGCTTAAACAAGAGTACAAAAGAGCACTGGAGAGTGACATTGCAGGAGATGGCGAT GGTGGAACAGCTGATGGGGTTTTGGAGAAAGAAGCTTCAGAGAAGGAAGGGGAGGAAGAAATATCTGATGGTGATGAGGAGTAGTACTAGCGTACTAGTATTAGTCTAG